The sequence attaacactagctgTGAGGGTGTTTTCATCTAGACTTGCGTGTGGTTAGCTTGAATCTTTGAAGGCTTCCGCACCTGCGTCGGAAGCCTCGACGGCAGCGTCGTCGACGCCCGACGCCGAGCTGCGATGACGATCCAGCTCAGCCCGCAGATGTCCAATCAGGAGCTCTTTGGCGTCCAGTTCCAACTCCAGCTCATCGATCAGCGCGTCTCGCTCCGTCAGCTCCTGAATCTTCAGTTGCAGCGCCACCTGCAGGTCACGCAGCAAACCGCCGCCACTGCCCTTTGTCGCTGCCATTGTCCAGTGGATGTGCACTGCAAGCGCAGTCAGACAGACACACGCAGACTAcaacaaaaaagcaataaacAGCTATACGAGTTATTAACCGTTCCAATTATATACAACCAACCAAACTAgtatttatcaaatgaaacactCTCAAATTTGACCACTGGGTGCTGCAACTCAGaacagcacaaataatgtacaaactaGCACACAATAAGCAACTTTGCCAGGGTATCCCGAAGCTGTTTCGAGATTAGCAAGGCTTACTGTTGAAGGGGCACAAGTAACTTTCAAATAGTGCTGTCAGAAACGAAAATGTTTAGattcgattaatctatcgattattcaattgattaatcatctaatcggattcattttaattttgcattaaagtttatcacaaaagcattttttcccatgattactgtttattaaccagagaTCGGTGGTTATTATTTCATACTtcatatttgtatagtgatttaaaagaaTGGGGATTGATATCATATGTCAccggttcagtcattgttttccaaagtaaaaacagatgtttgtaaatgtcttattttgatggaaaaaaaacagaagataagcagtcttctttcatgaaatactacagaaatcagtgtacaattactgttgatatgctgaaatcagaggatttggacaatttcaataaattaaaaaatgtgccaaatgattactcgattatcGATTAATttgctaatcaattaattttgacagctctacttttaacaagggcggcacggtggatgactggttagcacgtctgcctcccagttctgaggtctccggttcgagtccaggctcggaccttcctgggtggagtttgcatgttctccccgtgcccgcgtgggtcttctccgggtactccggtctcttcccacattccaaagagattcatggcaggttaattgggcgctccaaattgtccctaggtgtgcgtgtgattgttgtggatggttgttcgtctctgtgtgccctgcaattggctggcaacctgcccagggtgtcccccgcctactgcacagagccagctgagataggcgccagcaccccccgcgacccttgtgaggaatgagcggtcaagaaaatggatggatactttCAACAATTCAAGATAAAAAACATAAACCACATGTGTGTTTCTTTAAAAGATATTCATTTATGGAACAATTAACTATAAAATACAATTGATAAAGTATGAATCAAAAAGAGGTTTTAAATTATAGTGTTAAAATATACAAATCAGGTTTAAACTAAACATGAgcataaacatgtttttatttttgaatgatatattattgaaaatgaataagTCTATTAACGTAGTATGTGGTAGGACTGGATAACATCTTCCTACTTCCTTTGAGCATGCAATTTGCGTGGAACTATGACATCTAGGCTATAGCCTAATTgaagcttttctttctttcattttttatttttcatatcacACACGCCAAAATCCCCCAAACAAGTGTGAcgaatttggagacaaattttcCTCTTTAGCACAGAAGCCGCCTGTGGGACACGCAAAGTGCATCAATGCTTGGGTGTGTGCCAATAATCAGCTGCCTATAGCCTTACCCCTGCTTGTGCACTCGTCTTCAATGAAATTTTGGAAGGACTTTGTGTCGGCGCTTCCACGGATGAGCTGCTCGGTGCTCACACTTCGACAAACAGCAGACGCCAATCTTGCACAGCTGATTTTGACAGCTcctactcaacaaaaataaatagataaataaaaaactcaagAATCTGCAACAAATCTCGTGTCTGTGAACAGCAAGCCTATATGACTCATAATTAATATTTTCAATATGCGTTCTATAAATTAATGATGACCCAAACGCGTCATCTTAAAAATTTCTCcgaacgcttttattttgtgtgcacCGTTTCCATGCCCGCCGCTGGGGGGCAGCCGCGCGTAACAACGATGCTCAAATTACTCGGACGAAGAAGTCCTCGAAATACAAACAACATGGCGGCGCCCGAAAGCGTCGAGCAAGCGAGCAAGCTGGAATTGTATCCTTCCATTTCAATCTTCTCAATGACATTGAACCACTCAACGTTTTGTTTGTGCTTTGTGTTCAGCTACGCGCGACTGGTAGTTAGCAGCAAAGTCGATTAAATAGGAGAATGGTGTGGTCGACTCGTACATATGAGAGTAAACATTTGGACAGAACATGCTGGACAAACGAAACACCGACTTGCTTACTGCAAACTTTTGACATTGCCTTGTTAACTAATATGTACATGAACATATGTTGGGGAAGTTAGCCAATAATTAATATTCTATCAGACGTGGCAAGTACAAAGGGTACATTACCCTGCggaaatattgtgtttgtactTTGTATGCCCCAACAGACAGGGCGTTTGCGGTCGCTGGACCCAAACTTTGTAATAAGCTCCCGCAGAACATCCGCTCTGCCGCGTCTATTGAGTGCTTCAAAtcacttttaaaaatacatttgtttatgcTGGCGTTTAACACGTGTTGAGCTGGACACCTGAATTTGATCgttttaatctgtttttttatttactgtgttTTAGCTGTGCTATTTTAATTTCTACAGTACTAGCTAGCTGATCTGGATatctccattttattttatttttttttaatttgcatggTTTATTTGCTATTGTTTCACCACAGTGTTTTTAATATGTGAAGCACTTTGAGCAGTGTTACTGTATTTTAACGTGCTATTAATAACCTTGACCTACAAAGATGCGGTTGTGCTATTTCCGGAGAAGTACAGATGATACTTTACTGGTTtgtaaagaggggaaaaaagcgGTACTTTAACACATGCAGTACTAAGTAACCAAGGGGGACGGGGTGTGCACTTGTTTATCTTCTTAGGATTCCACTGAAAAAAggggagagggggaaaaaaatcaggttATATGTAACATTGTTCAAGTTTTGgatgcaacaaaaaaacagttccattagttttgtaataataatgcatccgatttatatagtgcttttctgGACCTAAGGTTTGAACTGAGTAACTAAAATTATAATTAGCTTACTGGCAACTAGAAATAaatgtattgtgtgtgtgtgtgtgtttaaatgtAAGTAGATATTGGGATTTAGGGCAATCGTTACCAGTTGTTGGAGTCAACATTAAACACTCTTCTAACTAAGGCCATGCATGGGGAATATCTTGCTTCTTGAAACCCATTGTCATGGTAACTAATGGACCCAAGATCTGAATGGATCAGTCAAGAGCCAAGCATAGACAGATGTTTTTCCCCTCTCTACtgacgtctttttttaatttttaaaaaaattttatgtCCTGTTTGCCATCCACTGAAGttgaaaatgtgatgaaatgctcAAATGCAGCCAGTACATGTGCAAATATGTCAGAAATAAAATTTCAGGCAAGTATACTAACCTGAAAATTGTACTTAAGTAGAATAACGAAGTATTTGTACCTGGTGGCGTGCCAGCAGGGGATTCCACACGTACTCCCAACCTCCTCCGAGACGTCGCCGGTGCTGTTGAGCCACATAAGTTTCCTTGACGCTCCCCCCGGCAGCTCTCTGGACGTTCCCTTCCCGTCGGCGCGCCAGGCCTCCATCGCTCTGCGCTCGCTGAGCCCCGACCGCGAGCCCCGGCGAGGAGGCGTCCGCAAGCAGCTAACGCTCGCCGGAAGCATCCTAAACGTGTGAGTAACCTTCGCTTAGGTCGCTTTGCGCTCAGCCGCCGGTGACCTCCATGCGCTTTGTGTGACCTTTTCAGGAAGTGGTGCGCCGACGAAGCTCGCGTCCTGCGCGTGTCCGTCAACTCCTTCCTGGAGCACCTCGGTCTGGTCTTAGAGACCATGCAGGCCTTTCCCGCCGACGAGCGCGTCCCTGAGGATCTTCACGCGCATCTTGGCTGTCAACCTTCATTCTGCCTCCGAGAGCCCGCCTTCCTCCAAAACTCATTCAAAACGCATGCGGACAAAGAGAGCCACCGTTTAGTGGACAGGCCAAACGACCATCAGGCTGAATGCTAACGCACACAATGAGCTACTGTAGGCCACAATGCCAAAGCCAGATGCTCACACGCAAACTGACTGAAGGCAGATCCTGACATCACTCACATATTGTAGTGCTTACAGTTAAGCCACACTTGGCATTTTTTGGGACATCATATCTTTTTCTTGCTTAGGACTGCATAAAAAAAGTGTGTATTTTTTGGGGATGGGGATGCAAGGGATTTACCACATTTCCATGTGCAACACTGATTGGATATCCTTTTCCGATgctgtacatttacagtatcgagactggagaacatttgagacagtacttagtagaaacagcatgatttatgttttaaatttgttaaacacgcacaaaaaagaggacttcagacattttacagctTGTCTTAAATacttgtataaattatatgcttgctgatttttacaggaggaaaatttttattaaagaattatatcTGTGATTCAAGAAAAggtgcctctgccaaatctaatattggagtCTTAGGAACagagtgataaaagaaaaagggggtcttcaaagcagcacataccctCCACCAGTCAGGTGAAAATCTCCCGCCCAACAATCGCTAGATTCTAGCAGACGACCCAGTGTCGCTCAAGAACTTCAACAGCAACCGAGCTCAACATCAGCCTCAATGATACTCCACTTCTGAAGAACACCAACCAATCATCACTTCCCTCTCCTCTGCATACAATGCACAATGTAACACATCCAACTGACTCATTAATATGAAGgcccaaaaatgccaaaataaatgtgaacataaaaacagatttaaaaaaaaaataaaaataccggtacaaaaaaataagtagaaaggaaaataaaaactatatacaCTACTAACAAAAAATTATGGATATTTGGCTTTGGGTAAAATTTCAGTACGAGCCTAAAATGCATTCAAGCCTCTGCAGGTGAATTTAATGTGAGCTTCTCGAAGCTTTTGAATCACTTGTCCAACTGTTCaatgtttcagtactttttgcACAAGTTGCTGTTCTCTAGCCAGGACCTTAACGGCAAAATTCACAAACGCCAATGCTGCAGCTCTTGGAGGTGGCATCATCAGGGAACGGCTGTTGGAGACTGAATCTGAAACCTGAATCCTATTGAAAATCTGTGGGATCAGCTGAGTCGCCGTGTCGAGGCTGGAAACTCTGCACCCCAACCTCAATGACCTGAGGGCTGCCCGTCAAGAAGAGTGGGATGTCATGCCTCAGCAAGCAATGAGTCGACTTGTGAACAGCATGAGATGCCGTCGTCAAGCTGTAATTGATGTTCATGGGTACATGACAAGTTATtgagatgttttttgttgtggtgTACCCACCattgttaactttttgtttCAATAAATTGTTGGAGATGAGGAAATCACAAGTGCATCCTTGTAAATGTTATACTTTCATGATATATCACTGTAGCATGAACTTTTTACATTTTCCATAAATTTCACCAGAAAGCCAAATATTCCTACATTTTTGTGATTAGTGTATAGTTCATTTGTGTTCTTGCGGCTGTAGCATGCATACATGTAGCGTGTTGAATCAAGATGATGTTGAATCTTTCACACATCTAGGCTCAAACGTGTTCAATATTTCCATCTGTAGAGCATTTAATATACTGTATCCTTAGGTGGTTCTCAAATTTCcggtgtgtgtgcaaagataGGCCGTTCCCCAAGTAAAGTTTTAAAGTTCAGATGGGAACTGTCACAGTTTCTTTTATCTTGAATGCTCGCTATACGTTTTATTATGTACCCTAATCTGACCGTGCCATCGAAATACGGTCTGTTAGCTCCAGGATGGAGTAGGTCCTGAAGAGTACCTTTGCGTGGCTGACACCAGTCTCAATGAATTTCCTAATAAATTCATATATTTGCATTAAAAGTGAAGAGGAAGAAGGAAGAATAAGGCTTTAGTCTGTCTGGATTGAGTGGACACCCCATGGAATGTCTTAAATTAATATCAGCATTTGCGCTTTAGTATTTATGTGATTGGGAGTTTCCTTATTGTTTTGTTGAATGGTGATGCGCTTATATTGGCTGCCCTCAGCCTCGTTCCTTGTAGTCATGAATCGGCCTCAGTTTTCTGTTAGCTTGCCATCTGGCTCTTGGTCCCTTTTTTCTGTGGCCAGCAGTTCGCTTCGGGTGCCTGCTGGTGGCTGCTGTTTCACAAACTAAGATTTGAAATAGAAACAAGGCTactaaaaaatgcataaaactaCTCAAAAACCATCCAAT is a genomic window of Festucalex cinctus isolate MCC-2025b chromosome 2, RoL_Fcin_1.0, whole genome shotgun sequence containing:
- the lage3 gene encoding L antigen family member 3-like — encoded protein: MLKLLGRRSPRNTNNMAAPESVEQASKLEFSLDVPFPSARQASIALRSLSPDREPRRGGVRKQLTLAGSILNVKWCADEARVLRVSVNSFLEHLGLVLETMQAFPADERVPEDLHAHLGCQPSFCLREPAFLQNSFKTHADKESHRLVDRPNDHQAEC